One Salvelinus fontinalis isolate EN_2023a chromosome 22, ASM2944872v1, whole genome shotgun sequence genomic window, TGCCTTTCAGATGAGGTGCATCGAGTCACCAATCGTGCCAGTCAACCCCACAGACCCCACGACCAGCTTCGCGACAGACAGTGATACTGGTCAATGTTGAAATATTGCATACATTTAGATTGACTTGAATGAAAGATTTACCCATTTGAATGTTATATTGTATTTGAGCGATGTTCTATTGATTCCCAGGGTcatttcatgtgtatctgagctaTTCATCATTTAAGCAGGCAGAAATATAGCCGGAACGATGTGTTTTCCCCGAGAATCAGAGATGCACAAAGATAAtagaacattttaaaatgggcgaatctttttttaaatgtttatgtAAGATTACTTACTGTTGAGTTTGAATCCTGTCACGTTATTTTTGTCTCTTACTCGGCAGCAGCAAAAAGGAGAAGGTTGGTCCAGGCAGAGAGCGCTATAGGCATAGAGCAGAAGGTAAAGACTGGGCAAGGGTGTGTCAGTGCTTTATTAGAGAATGAAGATAATAGTTGCTTATAATAGGTCTCATGCTGAGATATTAAGTAGTGACCCTGACCTAACGCTTTGTTTTTGTTACTTGAATTTCAGGCAGATCATGTACTCCGAGAGGCGGCGAGACGGCGTGACAGTTGGCTGGAGGATGCAGATGAGAACGAGTTTCTTCTCTATAACCCCTATGCAAGAGATGACACGGACCCAGCCTACCCCGACTGCAAGGTCAGAGGCTAATTAACCCTTTAACAGGCAGCTCAACCAGGCGAGGTCCTTTTGACAACCAATTTTAAACTAAGTGAAACATATTTATGTTGTTAGGCATATTTTATCATCTCAACCAATGCCATTTAGTAAAATCGTGTGGTTTTCATTATCGGACTGCCATGTTTTTGAAACACGCTTTCAAAGATGGTTGAAAAACAGGATGTGAACGTGAGCAAAACTGAACCTCATTTAccatacttttttgttgttgtactaaTTGTGTATAAAATGGGAAATTACAACATAAAATGTTACTGACCTCTAAAACATAAGTTAAGGATGAGTTAAGTCACtatgttttttagttttttttaacaATTTTAGGAACTCTTGAAAAATATGCTCTATTAGGCAGTTGAGTTGCCCATTTTAAAGGAATGATATTAAGTCAAAGCTTGTGACAATGGAAAGTGGAGAAATATTGTTATGGGATTTTTAGGCTGTGCAAATACAAAACCCCTTTCAAATCCATATCAGTATTTACTGTCTGCCTGTTATCTTCAATATGTTTCAGAATATCATTCAGTACATGTAATTTTACTGGTATTGTAAGCATATAAACTGTAAATGCATACATTTACATGCATTCTAATATTCATATTTTGACAcacaaatgtattattttaatATTTGATATCAAGTCCTCATTTAACTAGGCCAATCTTCCATTTATAAGTAAATGAAGCAGACATAAATACATGTATCATTTTTGAGGTTATTTAAAATTCTCAGCAAATTCCAATTTAAAATTAGTATTGGGCAACCGGCTGGTTGAGATGTTTGCGATGCATTAATTATCGAAGAGTAAGTCATTCAAACACATTTTtcatatatggtctatactgagGCTACAGAtacagtatttctgttatttttctCTTGGTGTACCAGTTAAAGCATTAATGCTGAATAGCCACCGTTTTGAATAGATACAAGGAAACTGTATGTTGCTCTTTTTCCATATGTGTACCTTCCATTTTTCCTTTTACAGTCTGAAGATGGTGGACTAGAGGAAAGGCTACATGAAAGAGATGCAGATGCATCTGGTAACATGTCAGATCATGTGAGTAGTTTTACTGGTCCTGTGTCAGAGTTGGAAGCTACAATCATTTACCAGGCAGTTTTAGGCAACATGTGTTTCATAAGATTCACTTGCTGGAACATAATTTTTATTTGGTCAAAGCATTGTTCTTCTGCCGGTCAACCAAACCCTCTTTGTCCTCAGAGCTCAGAATCGGACCCACAGAGGCAGGGCCAGAGGAACGAAGGGAGCAGTGATTCGCCATGGACTCGCCCCGGGCGaggcaaagggagagagagagccgaaGGAGTAGAGGCAGGAAGAGGTGAGTGACAGGGAGATCTATTCGTTTGTATAAATAGTCTTATCGTCGCCAACATCATTATCACCACAGTGGCTATTTGATTGTAAATGATTAATGTCTGTTGTAACCTCCAGCAGtgttggcagcagctacttttgATGGGTCCTGCGAGTACACAGAGGTTGCCTTGGGCTCCCTGGACATCGCGGCAACAGACAACCTAACACTCTCACCTCACCACGGTGGGTAGACTGTattcacacacaatacacaataaatacacacacagtctttATCCGTGGTCTCTCAGGGTCAAATCCTAGCTTGACGTATGCGTCCTGTAACTTTGACACAAATCTCCTATTAATGTCTTGTGAACACATGATTTGCGTACATAACTAAAGCCACAATTTGGTTCTCAGTGAATAGCACTGATTATCTGCTACAGTGAATAGTACCATATGACACCGATGAGGCAATGTCATATCTGCATGTCTGTGTAGAAGGCAGTGACACTGGGGAGACGGAGCGTCTGGAGGAGCTGCCTCTGTGTAGCTGCAGGATGGAGGCGCCACGCGTAGACAGCGCCAGCAGAAGGCCCAACAGACTCTGCATGGCCACAGAGAGCGTGAACGGAGAGGTTTGTGTGTGGCTGTGCACATGTAGTCTCTGTGAAGCTGTGTTTTCCCGAGGATTTTTATCAGCAGTGGTGGCAAAGTtagtgtggaggggggggggggggggggggctccgaCTGCACAtacaaaatgttgctgttttaaagttATTTTCCTACAATTCTGAACCATTTACCATGGCTTATGCCGTGTTCTTATGCTATCTAAGTGACTCAAACgttataacaaaatcaatgtcattacattttttggaattttagattctccctgactgtctagtttttattctggtgattgttagttctcaaatatGATATTATTGAAAAAAGATATAGCTCTATTATCTATTGTACttattttaaataatttttttgcATCATATCTTTGGGTGTGGCGGCCATTTTTTTGCGAGTCGCTGCTAAATGAATATAGGGGCAACACGGTAAGCTTTTCCATCTCACATAGCTCATTTGGAATGAACATATGACGCACTATTTACTTCCCCTTTCAATTGTTCACTTTCCTCTCCCTCTTGTCTTTCGCAGCTGGTGGGCTGTACCAATATCATTCAGAAGGGGGAGACCATGCGGCCGTCCAGTCGGGTTTCCCTCATTGTGCTGTGCGAAAGCCATCGGTCACATATGGTCAAACATCACTGCTGCCCTGGATGTGGATACTTCTGTATCACAGTAAGGTTTTGTGCCACCCCCACAATCAAACATACTATCTGATGTCAAAGAACTGGATAGGTGAAAAGAAATTCCAAGTAGGCGTAGTGCTGTGGCAGTCATGAAATTTcgtcagctggtgattgtcaagcaaataactgccggtctcacggtaattgactgttaattaacataaacacatttagcatctcctggcttccacgcacAGCCTACAAAGCCATTTTTaaaagtataataaatccatgtagtatggcctacaccttcacaatgaatccattatttatttcagacctgttttaaagaagcatgatatggagacaatgtagtctatttcagaagaacagaatagcattgtccttatgttaggtcctgatgtggctatgccatatggctgtgggctacactagttaatttagcagacaagattatCTTATAATTCCCtggaattatattattttatagtatgaagaatacaattgaacaaagctgaataaaataaagatattttctcaaagatttgagggagtgtgcacatgcggctattctgtgttgagcggttaacaaagaaataggtcctcctttatgcttaatttagagttattcatgtaactttagttgttctacaaacgttgggctatgttttgatttttaatacattgtaaggctgcatgatgagacgctaatgaggatttgaaaaaagttgcttgaaaggcatgagctctgctttgtttttttgcgcaggctgtgaacactccaatagtctctcattcacacttTGACAAGCATTTGAAAATGCATCAAATTTCACGGTGGCATCCCCTTTGGGGCcttaatgcaccctaaaaaaatccatgccatTTGTGGCCCGGcgtgctgcgttgtgccctttTCCCTGAGGGTGCTGTGCAATCCGAAgcgcctctcactcacatggctctcagtCACCgattgggtctttctcacaggctacaagtgaagactgacacatcggggacgcaacagcgtgcgtccttatccaattccaaaGTGCAAATTGAAGATATTAAcctttcgtcagccaacaagatgagtaagcctaacgaacagcaaaagcactagcctatgtcaatctactatcccccatagtacaaaagtcaacctattctgtgtgaaaaataaatattccaaacatagtctgggacagttgtgggatgcgatagatcccaaatgaatacaactacTAGCATCAAAAAACCTTTATGCAATGTGGCttatgcaacagatcagaatgtttagcttaaaatgttgataaactattaggctatttcttcacattataagcccaGCAATGCGCTATAAGCGAGAATATTCCATTAGCGGAAAACGGCATAATCAAAAGTGActgcaaatgcaattatgcatgtaatgcttttattataagggtgcatttttatggtgaaaattatcttccccaaacttgaaactcacgcactgcttatgtatgccagttaggctctacaccctttttaaagcagattaatgtgcttaattttatgaagttatttggccattttagttgtgatacaaatctTATTAAAACGTATAGGCATGTGGGCTAGGCTAAATGATGTGTGTGACAATGATTcgaaaaagttgcaaaaaaacGCATTGTTTCTTATActaggcatcattcacaagtgataatatatcattcacaagtgatgggctaatactgtcacccatcagactgttcttgatttaatcttggctttacatatactaaataataaatgtgatatttttattttatttagaatggaccattctcatgcacctgtatcgaaacaggggcagcgggaaaacatacatgtcatctatgcacttaaattaccaatggaggatgcttttcctCGTGGTTTATTTTTTTTATGCCAGCCAGGTAGACTATACTTGTGCTTAATAtgaggaaagttgagaaataaacatAGTAGATCTAGCCTTTAGAaaactgatgggatcctcctctttttaatagaggccatcactctgttttctcccgcAGTTGCATAGCCTacagaaatgttgcgcaacatgagctcatggctcatgattagattttcgattacatttgcatcgatgtcagagtgattagagggacgaTAGAGTGCGGAGTACCAGGCAGTcggcaagtttggtaggctactaatgaacagcagcagcattagagcttggagaagcctaattaccatgactaagcggtcatgtggaatttgacggccttcatgactcgtgaccgccggtgtggcagtcaccgcaacagccctaagtAGACAACCTCCATATTGTATTCACCTTAGACCTAGCTTGTGTTTTCTAATCTGTAAagatggagaggagacacagagagaccacTGCAGACACTTGAGATGCATAATAAGTCTGTGCGTGTACGGTGTATGTTTGACGTGGCCttacacccctccctctctctgatttcCCAGGGCACCTTCCTAGAGTGCTGTCCGGACCAGCGCATCGCCCACCGCTTCCACCGGGGCTGTGTGACAGTGCTGGGGGCTGGGAGGGGCAGGGGCATGGGCACAGGCATGCTCTTCTGCCCCCACTGTGGCGAGGATGCCTCGGAGGCCCAAGAGGTCACCATCCCCCCCTCAGCATCCGCGGCCACTGGGGTCACCACTTCCGCCTcgtccaccaccacactgtcccTCCCACCCCCCATCCCCTCTGACCTCTCCCTGGCGGCCTCCACGTGGCCGCTGAAGAACGGGAAGGGGCCGGTGGGTCCTATCAggtgaggagaaagggggagataaAGATATGTGAAAAGACTAAGTGTAGGCTGGAGTGCAATAATTGGGTGATTTTGATCTGCTTGTTGTGTATTTGTGGATAATTGATTGATTTGAGCTTGTGCCTGTGAGTCTATTGTTTGATAACTCGTATGGAAATAATGGTTATTCACACCACCCTAGTCATTGCAGCCTTCTTTTACTCCCTCTTTGTCTTCTTGATCTGTCAGTGCGAGGATGCGTGGGGTGGTAAAGAGAGACCAGGATCAGCGGCCCCCCAAAGCCGCTCTGGCAGCAGGGACTGTCAACGCAGCCCCCCCAGGCGAGGGGGGAGTGGACAGTGTGGgaccctccctctgtcttcccaATGGGAAGCCAGTCTGTCCCAGTGCACTTCCCCCCGGGCCCAGTAGGGCGGCGCTGCAGAAAGCCATTCTCACCCAGGACACTGAGAAGTGAGACAAAATAATAAAATTGATTAATAATAGTCTAAGTCTTATAGAATAGAATTATCTGTTGCAAATCAATGATTGATGGGAATTGTTTACGGCTAGACTTGGGTCTTGTTTGAATGCTTTGAAAATACATCCATCTTTCCTCCCTTTGTTGAAATTCCAAATTTGCTGAACTGACTGAATTGTGCAAAGCTATATAGGGGaaatgtatttaatggtgttggATCCAGTGATTAGTCCAAGGAATAGGAATGTGGGAGAGGTGCATTTTACACAGAGTTCTGATAGGAGCTGTTCTCACGTGCTGATTCTTGGTTGTGATTGGTCAGGAGGAAGAAGCTGAGGTTCCACCCCCGCCAGCTCTATCCAGCTGCCAAGCAGGGCGAGGTGCAGAGGGTTCTGCTCATGCTCAGTAAGTGTCATAAGGAGTCCTTTGTTCGTATTTTACTGTTAGATTAAATAGACATTCCTGATCTGATTGCATATTTTGTCTAAAGTGGCTTGGTCTCATCGCTCCTCCATCTGCTCTGGAAACTCTTGTTGTCCACTGTTCTTTCACATAAGTGAATGAATGAGATGATATTGACCCCTACTGCTGCTAATAACCCCTCCACTCCACTTACTTTCTCTGTTTGGTTCAGTGGAGGGCATAGACCCAGCCTACCAGGCTGACTCCCAGAACAGACGCTGTGCTCTCCACGTTGCCGCCCAGAGAGGCCTGCTGGAGGTCTGCTACATGCTGGTGCAGGTGAACAACTTTTGCACTTCAATCATTACAACTGGGTAATATTCATTAGGCTCCAAACTGAAGAAAACCGACTGAATCGGGAAGGGAAtcggggagggactacctgaacttgtccaataagaaatgcttgttTACATTCTGTTGCGAATGTTTTGACATTCAACCCTACAACCCTGCTCTTTATTTTTATGTTCCTTTCACTCTTATTCCCCCCAAAATGGATCAGAGTGTCACTCGTACAGTTATTATTCACCAGAGTGCTCAAATGCTTTTCTTGTCTATTTACAGGCAGGTGCTAAACTGGACATCCAAGACAAATCCATGAGGACCCCTCTCCTGGAGGCCATCGTCAACAACCATGTGGAGGTGACCAGGTACCTGGTCCAGAGTGGAGCCTGCGTCTATCACACTGTGAGTGCCTGGTAAACAGCCCCTATACCAAAGCTGGTCGGCTAACACTTGTAGCGGCTCTAGTAACATGAGCCGTAAAGGATTTAAACCTGAGAGAATTTGATTGTCACCTCAGAAGTCAACAGTAGGATATATTATAAAGTAACTGGAGCTAGGACCTGTAGGTGGCATGTTAATACAATCTTGATTGCAATCAAATTCTCACCTTCTGACAATATTAAAATGTGAAGATTATAATTTTTCTTCGCCTCTCCTATTGGCTTTTCCTCTCTtcgccccccctccctccccaactATTCTGTATTTTCcattttctttctccctctcctccctccctctcctccctctcttctcccccttctcttctctccaggAAGAAGATGGCTACACTGGTCTCCACCACGCGGCCAAACTGGGCAGTCTGGACATTGTCACCCTTTTGTTGGAGACAGGACAGGTGGACATCAACGCACAGGtggggaagagcgagagagggacacTCTCGGGCTCTAGACAGGGTGGCAACAACCGACAAGTCAGTGTGTGTTTTATCAGTCTGCGACACTCTTTGTCGACTGCATACTTCACACTGCATCATGTCCGATGACCACATTGTCTGTTTTCTGAGAATTGCTTTAACGACCTTTTTTTGCTGCTAACTAAGCATCTTTATTTTGATTCAGACTATGCATGCACTGATGAAGATAATATAATTCTCTTTATTTGATATTAAGTTGTAAttaattttttttacaaatctATGCCTctgtatattatttatttatttattttatttcacctttatttaaccaggtaggcaaattgagaacacgttctcatttacaattgcgacctggccaagataaagcaaagcagttcgacacatacaacaacacatagttacacatggagtagaacaaacatacagtcaataatacagtgaaaaataagtctatatacaatgtgagcaagtgaggtgagataagggaggtgaaggcaaataaaatatattaataaataaaaatataaaaaaaggccatggtggcgaagtaaatacaatatagcaaattaaaaaaacactggaatggttggtttgcagtggaagaaggtgcaaagtagagatagaaataatggggtgcaaaggagcaaaataaataaatacagtaggtaaagaggtagttgttgggCTAATTTATAgacgggctatgtacaggtgcagtaatctatgagctgctctgacagctggtgcttaaagctagtgagggagataagtgtttccagtttcagagatttttgtagttcgttccagtcattggcagcagagaactggaaggagaggcggccataggaagaattggttttgggggtgaccagagagatatacctgctggagcgcgtgctacgggtgggcgttgctatggtgaccagcgagctgagataaggggggactttacctagcagggtcttgtagatgacctggagccagtgggtttggcgacgagtgtgaagcgagggccagccaacgagagcgtacaggtcgcagtggtgggtagtatatggggctttggtgacaaaacggatggcactgtgatagactgcatccaatttattgagtagggttttggaggctattttgtaaatgacatcaccgaagtcgaggattggtaggatggtcagttttacaagggtatgtttggcagcatgagtgaaggatgctttgttgcggaataggaagccgattctagatttaactttggattggagatgcttgatgtgagtctggaaggagagtttacagtctaaccagacacctaggtatttgtagttgtccacatattctaagtcagagccgtccagagtagtgatgttggacaggcgggcaggtgcaggcagcgatcggttgaagagcatgcatttagttttacttgtatttaagagcaattggaggccacggaaggagagttgtatggcattgaagctcgcctggagggttgttaacacagtgtcaaaagaagggccagaagtatacagaatagtgtcgtctgcgtagaggtggatcagtaTCAcagtggcgtgtataagtggcagaggaagtcaggcgcaggagagtcaaaatagagtgtagcatggagtactttaattaaagtcccagtaatctgctccataacactcacggaaaaatataatacaaatctgggtacgaagacccatcgcacacctatacacaaacaacacaacacttgacaacgaacaatctctgacaaacccatgaagggaaacagagggttaaatacacaacaggtaatgaatgggattgacaacaggtgtgtgggaagacaagacaaaaccaatggaaaatgaaaaatggatcgatgatggctagaagaccggtgaagtcgaccgccgaacaccgcccggacaaggagaggcaacgacttcggcagaagtcgtgacaatcaga contains:
- the LOC129819623 gene encoding histone-lysine N-methyltransferase EHMT2-like isoform X1, whose protein sequence is MSASEKTSKELSESDALEPDTEVRLSSQSDEGDASTNTAVVTKETEPMGGRLSQLLFQEIQGDGSKNGEESERLSTTSSSVSVRTLAGHAAKSLPSTSSSSISSSTSSPSGRAKMSVFGPGSKALLPPPSSSSPPPVPGQTVKIHRARKTMNRPPPTQMRCIESPIVPVNPTDPTTSFATDSDTAAKRRRLVQAESAIGIEQKADHVLREAARRRDSWLEDADENEFLLYNPYARDDTDPAYPDCKSEDGGLEERLHERDADASGNMSDHSSESDPQRQGQRNEGSSDSPWTRPGRGKGRERAEGVEAGRAVLAAATFDGSCEYTEVALGSLDIAATDNLTLSPHHEGSDTGETERLEELPLCSCRMEAPRVDSASRRPNRLCMATESVNGELVGCTNIIQKGETMRPSSRVSLIVLCESHRSHMVKHHCCPGCGYFCITGTFLECCPDQRIAHRFHRGCVTVLGAGRGRGMGTGMLFCPHCGEDASEAQEVTIPPSASAATGVTTSASSTTTLSLPPPIPSDLSLAASTWPLKNGKGPVGPISARMRGVVKRDQDQRPPKAALAAGTVNAAPPGEGGVDSVGPSLCLPNGKPVCPSALPPGPSRAALQKAILTQDTEKRKKLRFHPRQLYPAAKQGEVQRVLLMLMEGIDPAYQADSQNRRCALHVAAQRGLLEVCYMLVQAGAKLDIQDKSMRTPLLEAIVNNHVEVTRYLVQSGACVYHTEEDGYTGLHHAAKLGSLDIVTLLLETGQVDINAQDSGGWTPIIWAAEHKHIKVIRALLNRGADVTLKDKEMNACLHWASFAGCVTIAEMVLNAGCPLSSVNMHGDTPLHIASREGFLDCVTLFLSRGADIDIMNREGDTPLSLARSDSPVWVSLQINRKLRRGIANRMLRTEKIISSDVAQGYENVPIPCVNAVDDEGCPSDYKYVSENCETSAMNIDRNITHLQHCSCTEDCSSSNCLCGQLSIRCWYDKDHRLLQEFNKIEPPLIFECNLACSCYRTCKNRVVQAGIKVRLQLYRTEKMGWGVRALQDIPQGSFICEYVGELISDAEADVREDDSYLFDLDNKDGEVYCIDARYYGNISRFINHLCDPNIIPVRVFMLHQDLRFPRIAFFSSRDILTGQELGFDYGDRFWDIKSKYFTCQCGSEKCKHSAEAIALEQSRLARLETCPELDTDPGLAMLGNF